One Periplaneta americana isolate PAMFEO1 chromosome 8, P.americana_PAMFEO1_priV1, whole genome shotgun sequence genomic region harbors:
- the LOC138704985 gene encoding E3 ubiquitin-protein ligase sina-like isoform X1 has protein sequence MGLQKQEGVGNACILSMSATVRQAKSMSSPGCSKALRQSVFDVLTCPLCKEYMHPPITLCQGGHNICSSCRPGLQFSGGNKCPRCRRPLLETRNVALETIARGLRYPCRYNGSGCREKFSMEEIAEHHAHCVHRLYDCPLRALESCTWCGSLPEVHGHVEATHSSCTLGAAVVGEGEFTWEVSNAECYQNSHHAVFALGDVFVFHKRFDIPQRKLFVAVQQCWGAQERCRYELLLHKNSGKQTALLSSVVHGDKEDLEQVFLSGDCIKVDFDMLMNFVKGTRTMRIVATRSQ, from the exons ATGGGACTTCAAAAGCAGGAGGGTGTGGGAAACGCGTGCATCTTAAG CATGAGTGCCACCGTGCGTCAGGCGAAGAGCATGTCGTCGCCAGGCTGCAGCAAGGCCCTGCGGCAGAGCGTGTTCGACGTGCTCACGTGTCCGTTGTGCAAGGAGTACATGCACCCGCCCATCACACTGTGCCAGGGCGGCCACAACATCTGCAGTTCCTGCCGGCCTGGCCTTCAGTTCTCGGGCGGCAACAAGTGCCCGCGCTGCCGGCGCCCATTGCTGGAGACGCGCAACGTGGCCCTCGAGACTATCGCACGCGGCCTGCGTTATCCCTGCCGCTACAACGGGTCCGGCTGCCGTGAGAAGTTCTCCATGGAGGAGATTGCCGAGCACCACGCCCACTGCGTTCATCGCCTGTACGACTGCCCACTGCGGGCCCTTGAGTCGTGCACCTGGTGCGGCAG TTTGCCGGAAGTGCACGGCCACGTGGAGGCGACACACAGCTCCTGCACGCTGGGCGCAGCCGTAGTAGGCGAGGGCGAGTTCACGTGGGAGGTGTCCAATGCCGAATGCTACCAGAACTCGCACCACGCGGTGTTCGCACTGGGAGACGTGTTCGTGTTCCACAAGCGCTTCGACATCCCACAGCGCAAACTGTTCGTCGCAGTACAGCAGTGCTGGGGCGCCCAGGAGCGGTGCCGCTACGAACTGCTGCTGCACAAGAACTCCGGCAAGCAAACCGCCCTGCTCAGCAGCGTGGTGCACGGCGACAAGGAGGACCTGGAGCAGGTGTTCCTGTCCGGCGACTGCATCAAGGTTGACTTCGACATGCTTATGAATTTCGTCAAAGGCACTCGAACGATGCGTATTGTAGCGACCAGAAGCCAGTGA
- the LOC138704985 gene encoding E3 ubiquitin-protein ligase sina-like isoform X2, with protein sequence MSATVRQAKSMSSPGCSKALRQSVFDVLTCPLCKEYMHPPITLCQGGHNICSSCRPGLQFSGGNKCPRCRRPLLETRNVALETIARGLRYPCRYNGSGCREKFSMEEIAEHHAHCVHRLYDCPLRALESCTWCGSLPEVHGHVEATHSSCTLGAAVVGEGEFTWEVSNAECYQNSHHAVFALGDVFVFHKRFDIPQRKLFVAVQQCWGAQERCRYELLLHKNSGKQTALLSSVVHGDKEDLEQVFLSGDCIKVDFDMLMNFVKGTRTMRIVATRSQ encoded by the exons ATGAGTGCCACCGTGCGTCAGGCGAAGAGCATGTCGTCGCCAGGCTGCAGCAAGGCCCTGCGGCAGAGCGTGTTCGACGTGCTCACGTGTCCGTTGTGCAAGGAGTACATGCACCCGCCCATCACACTGTGCCAGGGCGGCCACAACATCTGCAGTTCCTGCCGGCCTGGCCTTCAGTTCTCGGGCGGCAACAAGTGCCCGCGCTGCCGGCGCCCATTGCTGGAGACGCGCAACGTGGCCCTCGAGACTATCGCACGCGGCCTGCGTTATCCCTGCCGCTACAACGGGTCCGGCTGCCGTGAGAAGTTCTCCATGGAGGAGATTGCCGAGCACCACGCCCACTGCGTTCATCGCCTGTACGACTGCCCACTGCGGGCCCTTGAGTCGTGCACCTGGTGCGGCAG TTTGCCGGAAGTGCACGGCCACGTGGAGGCGACACACAGCTCCTGCACGCTGGGCGCAGCCGTAGTAGGCGAGGGCGAGTTCACGTGGGAGGTGTCCAATGCCGAATGCTACCAGAACTCGCACCACGCGGTGTTCGCACTGGGAGACGTGTTCGTGTTCCACAAGCGCTTCGACATCCCACAGCGCAAACTGTTCGTCGCAGTACAGCAGTGCTGGGGCGCCCAGGAGCGGTGCCGCTACGAACTGCTGCTGCACAAGAACTCCGGCAAGCAAACCGCCCTGCTCAGCAGCGTGGTGCACGGCGACAAGGAGGACCTGGAGCAGGTGTTCCTGTCCGGCGACTGCATCAAGGTTGACTTCGACATGCTTATGAATTTCGTCAAAGGCACTCGAACGATGCGTATTGTAGCGACCAGAAGCCAGTGA